One genomic region from Magallana gigas chromosome 3, xbMagGiga1.1, whole genome shotgun sequence encodes:
- the LOC105338896 gene encoding stromelysin-3 — MNSAMIFGLLTLVVLYSVSGEKTTEEIETYLCKYGYLIENCNTNRRASEENRIYAIKWWQMFSNLEVTGVIGPADEVVMNKRRCACEDVMQKDEVMNPELQPQQFNLGPKWRKTALTWKITKFTRQLDQDKTRREIARALRHWSDVTPLTFREVAGESDITISFEVRTHGDGASNSFDGRGRVLAHAFFPSNGDVHFDDEENWGFGDEVGNTKTDFFTVAVHEFGHTMGLFHSDVQGALMYPYYSGYNASFTLHDDDVKGMQSLYGPPTGRPLTTPYPMTTSRPTTPAPRPRITPAPTPRPTPRPEIPEFCNVQIQAAVRDFDGTLFVFIQGNYVMRITERGFLDRIRTNNLFRRAPWSMDAAYSIPSLGRTYFMRGQRLWEFDRMRNPMGTILVQGGPRTMPERPRAVIATSASGNDVEVFGSGILWRMRMNGEVIVGSHRYISNQYRGVPSMIDAAVRWDSGTVYFFKGNRFYRYDTSRRTVIRNGEFGPAFLKGECGDAPR, encoded by the exons ATGAATTCGGCGATGATCTTTGGGTTACTTACACTGGTGGTACTGTATTCTGTGTCTGGAGAAAAGACAACGGAGGAGATAGAG aCTTATTTGTGTAAATATGGATACCTGATTGAAAACTGCAACACCAATCGACGGGCCAGTGAAGAAAATAGAATATACGCAATCAA ATGGTGGCAAATGTTCAGCAATCTCGAGGTCACAGGGGTCATTGGTCCCGCAGACGAAGTGGTCATGAACAAACGACGATGTGCTTGTGAAGATGTTATGCAAAAGGATGAAGTCATGAACCCTGAACTCCAACCTCAACAATTCAATCTTG GCCCAAAATGGCGGAAAACAGCTCTGACGTGGAAAATTACCAAATTTACCAGACAGCTTGATCAAGATAAAACTCG GAGAGAGATTGCTCGAGCATTGAGGCATTGGTCCGATGTGACCCCACTAACTTTTAGGGAGGTCGCCGGCGAGTCCGATATAACCATTTCCTTCGAGGTTCGAACTCACGGGGACGGTGCCAGCAATTCCTTTGATGGCCGCGGTAG AGTACTCGCGCATGCTTTTTTCCCATCCAATGGCGATGTCCACTTCGATGACGAGGAAAACTGGGGGTTTGGTGACGAAGTGGGAAACACCAAGACCGATTTCTTCACGGTGGCGGTGCATGAGTTTGGTCACACCATGGGGTTGTTTCACTCAGACGTACAGGGGGCGCTCATGTACCCGTATTATTCCGGATATAACGCGAGTTTCACGCTGCATGACGATGACGTGAAAGGGATGCAGAGTTTGTATg GTCCGCCAACAGGGAGGCCGCTGACCACCCCCTATCCTATGACAACATCTCGCCCCACCACACCAGCACCTCGGCCTCGAATCACCCCGGCACCTACCCCCAGACCTACCCCAAGACCAGAAATTCCGGAATTTTGTAACGTTCAGATACAAGCTGCTGTCAGAG attttgATGGTACACTGTTTGTGTTCATCCAAGGCAATTACGTCATGAGAATAACAGAGAGAGGCTTCCTAGACAGAATTCGAACCAATAACCTCTTTCGGCGTGCTCCATGGTCTATGGACGCAGCCTATAGTATTCCAAGTCTTGGTCGCACTTATTTTATGCGAG GTCAAAGACTTTGGGAGTTTGACCGAATGAGGAATCCTATGGGTACAATATTGGTACAAGGCGGCCCTCGAACAATGCCCGAGAGACCACGGGCCGTGATCGCCACATCTGCCTCCGGAAATGACGTAGAAGTGTTTGGA AGTGGTATCCTTTGGAGGATGAGAATGAATGGCGAAGTTATAGTTGGATCTCATCGTTACATTTCCAATCAGTACAGAGGAGTTCCGAGTATGATCGATGCTGCCGTAAGATGGGACTCCggaactgtttatttctttaaaggAAACAG ATTTTACCGATATGACACCAGTCGCCGAACTGTGATACGGAATGGAGAATTTGGTCCTGCCTTCTTAAAAGGGGAATGTGGTGATGCTCCCAGataa
- the LOC105338895 gene encoding carbohydrate sulfotransferase 1-like isoform X2, giving the protein MVIRLGRLGYCSRYLLLPALLSILCVVYLGLLKDSVMRTPIIYSSVDNIARIEGQQDRAPAEKNRVKNILVVAYQRSGSTFTSEILQHGDEKSFFSMEPLWQTYRTCNIRSEGICCLNNKCRSPLHKYEEIEYALSVLQKIYTCNFNALSYKILKSFVAFPSTGQGYLRSAGCFQHKREKNVSHCVQHLTDLCRSSSVVIIKVLRIDMELARVLKTYLNNLSIIHLVRDPRAIMNSRAKGHFLSNDPLSSQSMALCSVMYKNIMNVQRYDSCFTLQFEHLAKEPELVVRRLYSYCGLNFTMETSRWLKLHTNASQRDLFQLPVNIKAHKITFLKNSMHVSQDWRRRMSLKDIGIIQNSCHEVLGVLGSRVFAGESELRNVSISVFSAI; this is encoded by the exons ATGGTTATAAGGCTTGGAAGACTCGGGTATTGTTCCCGATATTTGTTGCTACCGGCATTACTGTCCATTTTGT GTGTAGTGTACTTGGGATTACTCAAAGACAGTGTCATGAGAACACCCATCATATACAGTAGTGTCGACAACATTGCGCGAATAGAGGGACAACAGGATCGGGCACCTGCCG aaaaaaatagagtTAAGAACATACTAGTTGTGGCGTACCAGAGAAGTGGGTCAACTTTCACTTCCGAGATCCTTCAACATGGAGACGAAAAGTCCTTCTTCAGCATGGAACCTCTGTGGCAGACCTACAGGACCTGTAACATACGGAGCGAGGGCATATGTTGTCTCAACAACAAGTGTCG ATCACCATTGCACAAGTACGAAGAGATAGAATATGCCTTGTCAGTGCTACAGAAGATCTACACCTGTAATTTCAACGCTTTGTCATACAAGATTCTCAAATCCTTTGTAGCCTTTCCTAGCACAGGCCAAGGCTATCTAAGATCTGCTGGATGTTTCCAGCATAAAAGGGAAAAGAATGTAAGCCATTGTGTTCAACATCTGACAGACCTCTGTAGATCTTCCTCTGTCGTCATTATCAAGGTACTAAGAATCGATATGGAGTTAGCCAGGGTTTTAAAGACGTATCTAAACAACCTGTCTATCATCCACCTCGTGAGAGACCCCAGGGCCATTATGAACTCCCGAGCCAAAGGTCACTTCCTATCTAACGACCCGCTTTCTTCACAGTCCATGGCACTTTGCTCGGTcatgtataaaaacataatGAATGTGCAACGATATGATTCTTGTTTTACGCTACAGTTCGAACATTTAGCAAAGGAACCCGAACTAGTTGTCAGGCGACTTTATAGCTATTGCGGGTTAAACTTTACCATGGAAACCTCTCGGTGGTTAAAGCTACATACTAACGCCTCCCAGCGTGACTTGTTTCAACTTCCGGTAAATATAAAGGCCCACAAGATTACCTTTCTTAAAAATTCGATGCACGTTTCTCAAGACTGGAGAAGAAGAATGTCATTGAAAGACATTGGAATTATTCAAAATTCTTGTCACGAAGTGTTAGGGGTGCTTGGATCCCGCGTTTTTGCAGGAGAGTCGGAACTTCGAAATGTAAGCATAAGTGTTTTTAGCGCAATTTAA
- the LOC105338895 gene encoding carbohydrate sulfotransferase 1-like isoform X1, whose product MVIRLGRLGYCSRYLLLPALLSILCVVYLGLLKDSVMRTPIIYSSVDNIARIEGQQDRAPAEEKNRVKNILVVAYQRSGSTFTSEILQHGDEKSFFSMEPLWQTYRTCNIRSEGICCLNNKCRSPLHKYEEIEYALSVLQKIYTCNFNALSYKILKSFVAFPSTGQGYLRSAGCFQHKREKNVSHCVQHLTDLCRSSSVVIIKVLRIDMELARVLKTYLNNLSIIHLVRDPRAIMNSRAKGHFLSNDPLSSQSMALCSVMYKNIMNVQRYDSCFTLQFEHLAKEPELVVRRLYSYCGLNFTMETSRWLKLHTNASQRDLFQLPVNIKAHKITFLKNSMHVSQDWRRRMSLKDIGIIQNSCHEVLGVLGSRVFAGESELRNVSISVFSAI is encoded by the exons ATGGTTATAAGGCTTGGAAGACTCGGGTATTGTTCCCGATATTTGTTGCTACCGGCATTACTGTCCATTTTGT GTGTAGTGTACTTGGGATTACTCAAAGACAGTGTCATGAGAACACCCATCATATACAGTAGTGTCGACAACATTGCGCGAATAGAGGGACAACAGGATCGGGCACCTGCCG aagaaaaaaatagagtTAAGAACATACTAGTTGTGGCGTACCAGAGAAGTGGGTCAACTTTCACTTCCGAGATCCTTCAACATGGAGACGAAAAGTCCTTCTTCAGCATGGAACCTCTGTGGCAGACCTACAGGACCTGTAACATACGGAGCGAGGGCATATGTTGTCTCAACAACAAGTGTCG ATCACCATTGCACAAGTACGAAGAGATAGAATATGCCTTGTCAGTGCTACAGAAGATCTACACCTGTAATTTCAACGCTTTGTCATACAAGATTCTCAAATCCTTTGTAGCCTTTCCTAGCACAGGCCAAGGCTATCTAAGATCTGCTGGATGTTTCCAGCATAAAAGGGAAAAGAATGTAAGCCATTGTGTTCAACATCTGACAGACCTCTGTAGATCTTCCTCTGTCGTCATTATCAAGGTACTAAGAATCGATATGGAGTTAGCCAGGGTTTTAAAGACGTATCTAAACAACCTGTCTATCATCCACCTCGTGAGAGACCCCAGGGCCATTATGAACTCCCGAGCCAAAGGTCACTTCCTATCTAACGACCCGCTTTCTTCACAGTCCATGGCACTTTGCTCGGTcatgtataaaaacataatGAATGTGCAACGATATGATTCTTGTTTTACGCTACAGTTCGAACATTTAGCAAAGGAACCCGAACTAGTTGTCAGGCGACTTTATAGCTATTGCGGGTTAAACTTTACCATGGAAACCTCTCGGTGGTTAAAGCTACATACTAACGCCTCCCAGCGTGACTTGTTTCAACTTCCGGTAAATATAAAGGCCCACAAGATTACCTTTCTTAAAAATTCGATGCACGTTTCTCAAGACTGGAGAAGAAGAATGTCATTGAAAGACATTGGAATTATTCAAAATTCTTGTCACGAAGTGTTAGGGGTGCTTGGATCCCGCGTTTTTGCAGGAGAGTCGGAACTTCGAAATGTAAGCATAAGTGTTTTTAGCGCAATTTAA
- the LOC105338893 gene encoding perlucin, whose translation MLIVLCLCVIFSVYSNAERPTSCRNGWIHGGDSCYLIRSMTQNWAGAKVVCDFLGAKLLAIETSKENEFIKNELSTLGANHSGSDKDSHLKYWTSGTDFQTPGTWLWGKDGTLGFSNWAGGQPVTHHCLAIDPLNQNFWVADDCEKSAKFICEIHLASFQESTFG comes from the exons ATGTTGATTGTACTGTGTCTTTGTGTTATATTCTCTGTGTATTCAA ATGCGGAGAGACCAACCTCGTGCAGAAATGGGTGGATCCACGGGGGCGACTCCTGTTACCTGATAAGATCTATGACACAGAACTGGGCAGGCGCCAAA GTGGTTTGTGATTTCTTGGGCGCAAAGCTTTTGGCGATTGAAActtcaaaagaaaatgaatttatcAAAAACGAACTTTCAACTCTTGGCGCCAACC ATTCCGGATCTGACAAAGATTCACACTTGAAATACTGGACATCAGGGACAGACTTCCAGACCCCCGGGACGTGGCTCTGGGGTAAGGACGGTACCCTGGGGTTCAGTAACTGGGCTGGGGGACAACCCGTGACACATCACTGCCTGGCCATCGACCCCCTGAATCAGAATTTTTGGGTAGCAGACGACTGTGAGAAAAGCGCCAAATTCATCTGCGAAATCCA CCTAGCCTCTTTCCAAGAATCGACGTTTGgatga
- the LOC105338892 gene encoding putative methyltransferase DDB_G0268948 has protein sequence MQSWMARVNRITSILKQTVPPYVTTLSREMELFVGSEHSRLYQKHRPAYPSSLYQFIADFCKTGTGILDSAVDVGCGTGLSTRPLCEHFRHVIGVDVSETQIKMAREAHAQTNLSFEVSEAERLTFMHDASTDLVTVAQAIHWIDQEPFYKEVERILKPGGSLIVYGYGNCVLDNDKGNQVIQRFYRHDLHGYWDSRRRHIDNLCQEVRLPFPGRTRNSDFVIQYRWTAAEVVGYLSTWSAWQSYLKQNPESHLLRDLEQHLRDIYLDQRVTITWPVFLLLGRKAPTS, from the exons ATGCAGTCATGGATGGCGAGAGTTAACCGTATTACCTCAATCCTCAAACAAACAGTACCCCCGTATGTCACCACATTGTCGCGGGAGATGGAGCTGTTTGTCGGTTCGGAGCATTCTCGTCTTTACCAAAAGCATAGACCAGCATATCCCTCAAGTCTGTACCAATTCATCGCAGACTTCTGTAAGACGGGAACCGGAATTCTTGACTCCGCGGTGGACGTTGGATGTGGAACTGGACTGAGCACCCGCCCACTCTGTGAACACTTCCGCCACGTCATCGGAGTTGACGTCAGTGAAACTCAGATAAAAATGGCTCGGGAAGCGCATGCGCAGACTAACCTGTCGTTCGAGGTCAGTGAAGCGGAGCGACTGACGTTCATGCATGATGCTAGCACAGATCTGGTGACAGTTGCACAAGCTATTCACTGGATTGATCAGGAACCTTTCTACAAAGAGGTAGAAAG GATCCTGAAACCGGGTGGAAGTTTGATTGTATATGGATATGGAAACTGTGTACTGGATAACGACAAAGGCAATCAAGTCATCCAAAGG TTCTACCGACATGATCTTCATGGCTACTGGGACTCCAGGAGACGCCATATTGACAACTTGTGCCAGGAAGTACGTCTCCCGTTTCCAGGAAGGACAAG GAATTCGGATTTCGTCATACAATACAGATGGACGGCTGCGGAGGTTGTGGGTTACCTGTCCACGTGGTCAGCCTGGCAGTCCTACCTCAAACAGAATCCCGAGTCTCATCTACTGAGGGACTTAGAGCAACA TTTGAGGGATATATATCTGGACCAAAGAGTGACCATCACGTGGCCCGTGTTTCTTTTACTCGGAAGAAAGGCACCCACAAGCTAG
- the LOC136273307 gene encoding uncharacterized protein, which produces MIEINNCIQSLKSSWIRRLINSPNSKWNILLNKSINTDIVLKTGSDFISCILTNSVRNSFWKDTFIAFKNIQDRMKLLTWQEFITQPIWYNKNITMGGKSIFFIDWFNKNIVYINDLLDENGSFLSLHDLQMETIYQLPFVNAKSTKLQWPHFRINHHILTTNKYLFKIGKECRQLHIQTFKTPSFSTLSTLIIFGLHPDPISTDIYTIFLVMKSYIYRKRCLNEALTIHELLIDIKTHISTLRYIATRNCRLDDFYKRWETWLFLLNRLD; this is translated from the exons atgattgaaataaataattgcaTCCAAAGTCTAAAGTCATCCTGGATCAGAAGATTGATAAATAGCCcaaattcaaaatggaatatattattaaataaatcaattaatacgGACATAGTACTGAAGACTGGGTCAGACTTCATATCCTGTATATTAACTAATTCAGTTAGAAACTCCTTTTGGAAGGAtacatttattgcttttaaaaatatacaagataGAATGAAATTACTTACATGGCAAGAATTTATTACACAACCCATATGGTACAATAAGAACATTACAATGGGGggaaaatcaattttctttattgattGGTTTAATAAGAATATTGTTTACATCAATGATTTGCTGGATGAAAATGGGTCCTTTTTAAGTTTACATGACCTTCAAA TGGAAACCATATACCAGTTACCTTTTGTCAACGCTAAAAGTACCAAATTACAATGGCCGCATTTTAGAATTAATCACCACATTCTAACAACTaataaatatctatttaaaatagGAAAGGAATGTA gacaattacacattcaaactttcaagaccccgtctttcagtactctcagtactttgattatatttgGGCTACACCCTGACCCTATTTCTACAGACATTTATACTATCTTCTTGGTTATGAAATCCTATATCTATAGGAAAAGATGTCTTAATGAAGCACTAACAATTCATGAATTACTTATAGATATTAAAACACATATATCAACTCTAAGATATATAGCTACCCGAAATTGCAGATTAGATGATTTCTATAAGAGATGGGAAACTTGGCTTTTTCTTCTTAATAGACTTGACTGA